The DNA region CGGGCATGGCGAGCATGTCGGCCTCCTGTACCCGAGCGAACCCGTCGATGGCCGAGCCGTCGAACCCGATGCCCTCCACGAAAGCCCCCTCGAGCTCCGCGGCGGTGATCGCGACGCTCTTGAGGAAGCCGAGCACGTCGGTGAACCACAGACGGATGAAGCGGATGTCACGCTCTTCGACGGTGCGGAGTACGTACTCCTGCTGCTTGTCCATGATCAGCGTTTCCCCTGGTCAGGCGGCTAGGAGGTCTCTTCGTTCCGCGAGCGTTCCGCGGGAGCATCGTTCCAGGCGCGCTCCACCAGGATACGTGTCCGCTCGTCCGACGACGGCCAGAGATGCGAATACGTGTCGAGCGTCTCTGTCGCGCTCGCGTGGCCGAGCCGTTCCTGCACGTCCTTCACGGATTCGCCTCCGTCGATCAGGATCGAAGCGTAGTGATGGCGCAGGTCGTGAGGTGCGGAGGGAACGCCTGCCCGCCTCGCCATCCGGTCCCGGGATGTACACGAGATGCTGCTCGACGTGGACCTCCCGGCGCAGGAAGTCCACGGCCTCGACGGCGAGCCCAAGGATCTCGCCCGAACGAAGTCCGGTCCCCGCCCCGAAGACGACCAGGGCCTCCAGGTCCGCGGGCGCGGCCGACGCCAGCGCCTTCACCTGCTGCGTGGTCAACGGGACGACCTTGTCCTCCACGATCTCAGTGCGATGTTCCGGCAGGGCGTCTCGGCGATGAGCCGATCGTCGACGGCGGCGCGGAAGATCGTCCTGACACGCGAGTAGCAGCCATTGACGGAGGCGGGCGCGAGCTGCTCCGACAGTTTCGATACCCAGCCCTGGATGTCGGAGCGCTTCAAGGACGACAGACGGCGATCACCCAAGGTCGGGTAGACGTGGAGCCGGAGCAGCCGCTCGTAGAGCGCCTCCGTCGAAGGCCGGTGCGGCTGCGAGGCGCGCCAGCGTTCCGCGTACTCGCGGAACGTGATGCGACCGGCCGATGGGTCGACGTAGCGGCCGGTGAGCATGTCGGCGGTCT from Actinomycetota bacterium includes:
- a CDS encoding tyrosine-type recombinase/integrase produces the protein MARRAGVPSAPHDLRHHYASILIDGGESVKDVQERLGHASATETLDTYSHLWPSSDERTRILVERAWNDAPAERSRNEETS
- a CDS encoding glutamine synthetase; this encodes MDKQQEYVLRTVEERDIRFIRLWFTDVLGFLKSVAITAAELEGAFVEGIGFDGSAIDGFARVQEADMLAMP
- a CDS encoding N-terminal phage integrase SAM-like domain-containing protein is translated as MLTGRYVDPSAGRITFREYAERWRASQPHRPSTEALYERLLRLHVYPTLGDRRLSSLKRSDIQGWVSKLSEQLAPASVNGCYSRVRTIFRAAVDDRLIAETPCRNIALRSWRTRSSR